AAGGCCATGGCCTCCCCGGTCGTGGCGAAGGGTACGATCTCGCTGCCCCCCATGCCACCGGTCTGCCGGCTGTCCAGCACATAGATGGCCGATTTGGCCTCCAGCCAGTTTTCCGGCCCCGGTCGGCTCCAGGGGGAACGGGCCATGTTGTTGACGTAAACCGCCAGCAACCGTTGCGTGGCCCCTTCGGAGTGGAGATAGGCCAGGGTGTCGCGCACCGAGGTGAACCACAACGCTTCCTTCTCGCCCGCCACGTAAGCCTGCCCCTTGGGGCCTTCATGCTCCCTGAGATTCATGCCGCAATAGTAACCCACCGCTTCCGGACCCGGCTCCTGCGGCGGCGGGAGCGGCGAAGAGCCATTCGAACACTGTACCAGCAGCAAC
The Magnetococcales bacterium genome window above contains:
- a CDS encoding nitrous oxide reductase accessory protein NosL, with the protein product MRRFGWLVGLLLLVQCSNGSSPLPPPQEPGPEAVGYYCGMNLREHEGPKGQAYVAGEKEALWFTSVRDTLAYLHSEGATQRLLAVYVNNMARSPWSRPGPENWLEAKSAIYVLDSRQTGGMGGSEIVPFATTGEAMAFVEKNGGYLADYPAIPRKAIFPESEG